GTCGCCGATAGCCCAATGCGCTGGAACTCCCCTGCGACCTTCGCTAGGCGTTCCATGGTCAACGCCATGTGAACGCCACGTTTGGAGCCGGCAATAGCGTGGATTTCATCAATGATGACCGTATCCACTGATGCCAAAATGCCCGCCGCTTTTGACGTAAGCATCAAGTACGCCGACTCCGGCGTGGTAATCAGCACGTCCGGCGGCTTGCGCAGCTGCCGGTTGCGCTCTGACTGCGGTGTATCGCCTGAGCGCACACCGATAGAAATATCCGGCTCATCCACACCCAGACGCTGTGCCACGCGTGAGATTCCCGCCAGCGGCACACGTAGGTTACGCTCAATGTCCACGCCCAAAGCTTTCAGCGGCGAGATATATAAGACTTTCACCCCACCGTGGGAGGAAGTATCCGTGGCATCTTCCCGCTTAGCCACTGGCAGTGAGGTTTGGCCTTCGCGTTCCATGAGGTTGTTCAATGCCCACAAGAATGCGGCCAGTGTCTTACCTGAACCGGTGGGTGCTACCAGCAAAGCGTGACTGCCTTTAGAAATAGCATCCCAGGATTGTTCCTGAACTTGTGTGGGTTGAGTGAAAACATCCTCAAACCAACCAGCTACTGCGGGCTTGAAGCGAGAAAGGATATTTTTGGCCATGCCTTACTTTAACGCGATGGGTAGTCTTAGGAACTATGACAGTCCAGCTCTCTGATGCTCGCTTGACCAATATGATCGCCGAAGGTTGCGGCGAAATTCTGAAAGGTGTTCGTAAAGGTGGCCTCTTGCGTGGCCTTGCCCTCGGAGACGCCGGTGATGAACTGGCACAATCGTGGATTTCCCGCGTTCTAGAACAGCACCGCCCGGATGATGGATTCTTGTCCGAAGAAGCAGTTGATGACCTTGACCGCCTGGGCAAAGATCGCGTGTGGATCGTGGATCCGCTCGACGGCACCAAGGAATTCGCCACCGGCCGCCAGGACTGGGCCGTGCACATTGCATTGGTCATCAATGGCAAGCCGGAACATGCTGCCGTAGGACTGCCGGACTTAGGCGTGACCTTTAAGTCTTCTGATGTCCGCGCCGTTAAGGGCCCGCTGTCCAAGAAATTTGTAGTCTCCCGTAA
This region of Corynebacterium casei LMG S-19264 genomic DNA includes:
- a CDS encoding 3'(2'),5'-bisphosphate nucleotidase CysQ translates to MTVQLSDARLTNMIAEGCGEILKGVRKGGLLRGLALGDAGDELAQSWISRVLEQHRPDDGFLSEEAVDDLDRLGKDRVWIVDPLDGTKEFATGRQDWAVHIALVINGKPEHAAVGLPDLGVTFKSSDVRAVKGPLSKKFVVSRNRPPQVAEYITQQMGYEAVGIGSAGAKAMHVLLGDYDGYIHAGGQYEWDQAAPVGVALASGLHCSRLDGSPMSFNNEDTYIPDLVICRPELADEILEHAAKFAANNPGF